One Antarctobacter heliothermus DNA segment encodes these proteins:
- a CDS encoding zinc ABC transporter substrate-binding protein: MTTKSISLAAFAALIGGTAIADVPNVAVDIAPVHSLVARVMEGVGHPDLILPSGASPHGYSMRPSEAQALQDADIVVWMGADLAPWMEGAVETLAEDAAVLTLLEADKTTLLEFRENALFEKHAHGADDDHEDHHHEHVEDHDDDHHKSHDEHAHVHSQHDPHAWLSPANAATWLDLIAAELASKDPEHAEAYLANAAAGRNELATLTAEISATLAPVRGGSFIVFHDAFQYFETDFGFPASGAISLGDAEDPSPARLSQIKKRVQYEGVDCVLAEPQFNPGLVAAVTEGTEVQTGVIDPLGANLEPGAALFPQLIRNIASTLTDCM; the protein is encoded by the coding sequence ATGACCACCAAGTCGATTTCACTTGCCGCCTTCGCCGCACTGATAGGCGGAACCGCGATCGCCGATGTGCCAAACGTGGCCGTCGACATCGCGCCGGTCCACTCCCTTGTCGCCCGCGTCATGGAAGGAGTCGGCCACCCGGACCTGATCCTGCCTTCAGGCGCATCGCCGCACGGATACAGCATGCGTCCCTCCGAAGCCCAAGCATTGCAGGATGCAGATATTGTCGTCTGGATGGGCGCGGACCTCGCGCCTTGGATGGAAGGAGCGGTGGAAACATTGGCCGAAGACGCCGCGGTTCTGACGCTACTGGAGGCGGACAAGACAACTCTGCTAGAGTTCCGCGAAAATGCGTTGTTCGAGAAGCACGCGCATGGAGCGGACGACGATCATGAAGATCACCATCATGAACATGTCGAAGATCATGATGACGACCACCACAAATCGCATGACGAACACGCACACGTTCACAGCCAACATGACCCGCATGCTTGGCTATCTCCGGCAAATGCGGCAACTTGGCTTGACCTGATCGCGGCAGAGCTGGCTTCGAAAGATCCGGAACACGCCGAGGCATATCTTGCCAATGCCGCGGCTGGTCGAAATGAGCTAGCAACCCTGACTGCCGAGATCAGCGCGACACTGGCCCCAGTGCGAGGTGGCAGTTTCATCGTCTTCCACGATGCCTTTCAATACTTCGAAACGGATTTTGGCTTTCCGGCTTCGGGGGCGATCTCTCTTGGGGATGCAGAAGATCCCAGCCCTGCAAGGCTCTCGCAAATCAAGAAACGCGTCCAATACGAGGGCGTGGATTGCGTACTGGCGGAACCACAATTCAACCCGGGACTTGTCGCTGCCGTAACCGAAGGCACCGAAGTACAGACCGGAGTGATTGATCCGTTGGGCGCCAATCTAGAACCGGGTGCCGCGCTTTTTCCGCAACTCATCCGGAACATCGCGTCCACTCTTACTGACTGCATGTGA
- a CDS encoding ABC transporter substrate-binding protein: MLNIRGYVMGGVSAVLSTAFLVGGAANAEEIEISNYGVSTSSMPYAVALGAGFFEEEGLDITGIRTSPGGAATIRNLLAGDLPFGEAGLTATLAAIRGGAGIKVIGTTGNTVAEIGWAVMPDSPIQSIEDLKGATVSYTNPNSTTQALALMLIQAAGLEQDDVELLSTGGVGPGLAALEHGQVDVAPITEPNYSREPDKYRILAWAPDVLPPLVSVLALTTDEVIAERPEFLKSVMRARQKAVQLMNDNPAEAAKHVAEPFKITPETAEALIRRLQTPTGPDQVRHWSEGAIYLTSMTNLADAQILLGVDYSDIDWDAIIDDSFMPEDQKGLYDQ; encoded by the coding sequence ATGCTGAATATTAGAGGATACGTCATGGGGGGCGTGTCAGCGGTGCTATCGACTGCGTTCTTGGTAGGGGGAGCGGCAAACGCCGAAGAAATCGAGATTTCAAACTATGGGGTCAGCACAAGTAGCATGCCCTATGCCGTTGCGCTGGGGGCGGGCTTCTTTGAAGAGGAAGGTTTGGATATCACGGGGATCCGCACCTCGCCTGGTGGTGCCGCGACAATCCGCAACCTTTTGGCCGGCGATCTTCCCTTTGGCGAAGCGGGCCTGACGGCCACGCTTGCCGCTATTCGCGGTGGCGCCGGAATTAAAGTGATCGGGACCACGGGCAACACAGTTGCGGAGATCGGCTGGGCCGTCATGCCAGACTCGCCGATCCAGTCGATTGAGGACCTGAAAGGTGCCACGGTCAGCTACACCAACCCGAATTCAACGACCCAGGCACTTGCCCTGATGTTGATCCAAGCTGCTGGTCTTGAACAGGATGATGTCGAGTTGCTGTCCACTGGCGGTGTGGGGCCCGGACTAGCGGCGTTGGAACATGGGCAGGTCGATGTCGCACCGATCACCGAACCCAATTATTCGCGAGAGCCAGACAAGTACCGGATTTTGGCATGGGCGCCGGACGTGCTGCCGCCTCTGGTGAGTGTTCTGGCGTTGACGACCGATGAGGTGATTGCTGAGCGACCGGAGTTTCTGAAATCTGTCATGCGTGCCCGTCAGAAAGCCGTGCAGCTGATGAACGACAACCCGGCCGAAGCGGCCAAGCATGTTGCGGAACCCTTTAAGATCACGCCTGAAACGGCCGAAGCACTGATCCGTCGTTTGCAGACCCCGACCGGTCCCGATCAGGTTCGGCACTGGAGCGAGGGCGCGATCTATCTCACCAGCATGACGAACCTTGCTGATGCGCAGATCCTTCTTGGTGTCGATTACAGCGACATCGATTGGGATGCGATAATCGACGACAGCTTCATGCCCGAAGATCAGAAGGGCCTGTACGACCAATGA
- a CDS encoding ABC transporter ATP-binding protein: MSRLEAPGTIRSHEQELKKAGDPTAMGTHCELRGATRVYPGSAGRPALHALGPIDLELEAGRFYAVVGPSGCGKSTLLELLAGLASPSEGEVFINGQPIEGNVADGVGVVFQDDASFPWLTVWDNIAFGLRQKGVSENIISEKVKGATKLMGLTGFESAYPAQLSGGMRQRVCIARTLMMEPKLILLDEPFGALDQQTRLLMGDELLNLWRETGATVLLITHALDEAAMLADVVCVMSARPGVLLDVVETGWPRDRDSRIVSKPEFGAITSRLWSLLREESLNALDTKQRGS, from the coding sequence ATGAGCAGACTTGAAGCACCAGGCACTATTCGCAGCCATGAACAAGAGCTGAAAAAGGCAGGAGACCCGACTGCGATGGGCACACATTGTGAACTGCGTGGCGCTACCAGAGTCTATCCCGGCAGTGCGGGTCGTCCCGCACTGCACGCTCTGGGGCCGATCGATCTGGAATTGGAGGCGGGCCGGTTCTATGCGGTTGTCGGTCCATCGGGTTGCGGTAAATCCACATTGCTGGAACTGCTCGCGGGGTTGGCGTCGCCAAGCGAAGGCGAGGTCTTCATCAACGGCCAGCCAATCGAGGGCAACGTTGCGGACGGTGTCGGCGTGGTGTTTCAGGATGACGCCAGCTTTCCATGGCTCACTGTCTGGGACAACATTGCCTTTGGCCTGCGCCAAAAGGGCGTCTCCGAGAACATAATCTCGGAAAAGGTCAAAGGCGCGACCAAGTTGATGGGGTTGACCGGCTTTGAAAGCGCCTATCCGGCGCAATTGTCGGGCGGTATGCGTCAGAGGGTTTGCATTGCGCGGACCCTCATGATGGAGCCGAAACTCATCCTGCTGGACGAGCCGTTTGGCGCTCTGGACCAGCAGACCCGGCTTTTGATGGGGGATGAACTTCTGAACCTGTGGCGTGAGACCGGGGCCACGGTCCTGTTGATCACCCATGCGCTTGATGAGGCGGCCATGCTGGCCGATGTTGTCTGCGTCATGTCGGCTCGGCCTGGTGTTTTGCTGGACGTCGTCGAGACGGGCTGGCCGCGGGACCGCGACAGTCGCATCGTGTCCAAGCCGGAATTCGGCGCGATAACCAGTCGACTCTGGTCCTTGCTGCGTGAGGAATCTCTGAACGCCTTGGACACGAAACAACGAGGGAGTTGA
- a CDS encoding ABC transporter permease codes for MKRATTIRILVLLGAVLFVELLCRIGVIVRFTMIPPSEMVVGLFNLLVSGKMNDDMTTTLSSVAISLVASVIVGTAAGAIIHALPRVRRTIDPLLATYYSVPVFVFYPMFIVLFGLNDVPKIVIGFLYAVVAVIINTLNGLDRIPPVLVKTGLVYGMSRVSIVMRILLPFAAPYLFTGVKLAIAYSFIGIIGAEFILSANGLGHSISYAYHNFDNVAMYSLILFILIVVLTINMSLHAWEKMLMKRRGFQ; via the coding sequence ATGAAGCGCGCTACAACCATCCGGATCCTCGTACTGCTCGGCGCGGTTCTCTTTGTTGAACTCCTCTGTCGTATCGGCGTGATAGTCCGCTTCACAATGATCCCGCCATCCGAAATGGTGGTCGGACTGTTCAACCTGCTCGTCTCGGGCAAAATGAACGACGATATGACAACGACGTTGTCGTCGGTGGCGATTTCGCTTGTTGCCTCGGTTATTGTCGGCACAGCGGCGGGTGCAATCATACATGCGCTGCCCCGCGTTCGCCGAACAATCGATCCGTTGCTTGCGACCTATTACTCGGTGCCGGTCTTTGTGTTCTATCCGATGTTCATCGTGCTTTTTGGGCTTAACGATGTTCCGAAGATCGTCATTGGCTTTCTCTATGCGGTGGTGGCCGTCATCATCAACACACTTAATGGGCTGGATCGGATTCCACCCGTTTTGGTCAAGACCGGCTTGGTCTACGGCATGAGCCGCGTGAGTATCGTGATGCGGATTCTGCTGCCTTTCGCGGCACCGTATCTGTTCACAGGTGTGAAACTTGCGATCGCGTATTCCTTCATCGGCATCATAGGGGCGGAGTTTATCCTATCTGCCAACGGTCTCGGGCATAGTATCTCATATGCGTATCATAACTTTGATAATGTCGCGATGTACTCGTTGATCCTGTTCATCCTGATCGTTGTTCTAACTATCAACATGTCTCTCCATGCTTGGGAAAAGATGTTGATGAAACGCCGAGGTTTCCAATGA
- a CDS encoding ABC transporter permease has protein sequence MSTNTVVPLRERFVDIAVLIVVFVGVWEVAHQWAGDVALTSPWDTIKYSIQTLFSASFWPHVWATMSSFAIAMVVAAFSGILIGAVLGYNRLAGEVAEPILVGVYSIPKVTLYPIILLFFGIGSAASVAFGALHGIVPISLFTMNAVRNIKPVYLKTAKVLRLTPRQLLLSILLPASLPEVFTGLRVGFSLTLVGTLLAEMFGSRQGLGHMLMNAIGMHDMDVIMSITLLLALFAVIVNSGLLWIDRRLHRTTVKTPMGGA, from the coding sequence ATGAGTACGAATACCGTGGTTCCACTGCGCGAACGTTTCGTCGATATCGCCGTCCTGATAGTGGTTTTTGTTGGAGTCTGGGAAGTTGCGCATCAATGGGCCGGTGACGTGGCCCTGACGTCTCCTTGGGATACCATCAAATATTCGATCCAAACGCTGTTTTCGGCATCGTTCTGGCCCCATGTGTGGGCGACCATGTCGTCGTTCGCCATCGCTATGGTGGTCGCAGCATTCAGCGGAATCCTGATTGGTGCAGTTTTGGGGTACAATCGGCTGGCGGGAGAGGTCGCCGAGCCGATCCTAGTGGGCGTCTATTCGATCCCCAAGGTCACGCTGTATCCGATCATCCTGCTGTTCTTTGGCATCGGTAGTGCCGCATCGGTGGCATTTGGGGCTTTGCACGGCATCGTTCCGATATCATTGTTCACCATGAATGCAGTCCGCAACATCAAGCCGGTCTATCTGAAGACGGCCAAGGTACTGCGGTTGACGCCGCGCCAACTTTTGCTGTCCATTTTGCTGCCGGCGTCGCTGCCCGAGGTGTTCACGGGTCTCAGGGTCGGCTTCTCGCTGACGCTGGTCGGAACATTGCTTGCCGAGATGTTCGGATCGCGTCAGGGTCTTGGACACATGCTGATGAATGCTATCGGGATGCATGATATGGATGTCATTATGTCCATTACGCTGTTGCTTGCTCTGTTTGCAGTCATCGTCAATTCGGGCTTGTTGTGGATAGATCGCAGGCTGCATCGAACGACAGTTAAGACCCCGATGGGCGGCGCATAG
- a CDS encoding Gfo/Idh/MocA family protein has product MSKLRIAVIGAGVMGREHISALQSCNRAELVAIADPVGGSDVYDSGVPRFTDYQQMLKAVKPDGAIVATPPHTHVEIGIKCIELEVPSLIEKPVSSDLASALRLEQAAADSDVPVLIGHSRRHNSINTAAKRAIEDGQLGDILAVTSMHLRHKPDQYFADKWKTQKGGGGVMLINVVHDFDCLRMLCGEIDEVHAITSNKGRGFEAEDTCVVMLKFASGALGTMTVSDATQAPWSWEFTSGEDPRFAKHDENSMLICGTKGSLSLPSMYLWKNSNGFKRDDPLSRTRLRWEPNTPLHAEQEHFLDVVERKSKPIVSVEDGNRTLAATLAVWESEKIGGWVSTDEMIQRAKLEKTETN; this is encoded by the coding sequence ATGTCGAAGCTACGAATAGCCGTGATCGGCGCGGGCGTAATGGGGCGGGAGCATATATCGGCACTACAATCCTGCAACCGGGCCGAGTTGGTAGCAATCGCCGACCCCGTGGGTGGCAGTGATGTCTACGATTCAGGAGTCCCACGGTTCACAGATTATCAGCAGATGCTGAAGGCCGTTAAACCGGATGGTGCCATCGTTGCAACGCCACCGCACACACATGTCGAAATCGGGATCAAATGTATCGAGCTTGAAGTTCCAAGCTTGATTGAAAAACCGGTTTCCAGTGACCTTGCCTCGGCGCTTCGGCTGGAACAGGCCGCCGCCGACAGTGACGTGCCGGTATTGATTGGCCATAGTCGCCGCCACAATTCGATCAACACGGCCGCGAAGAGAGCTATCGAAGACGGGCAGCTGGGAGATATCTTGGCAGTCACCTCCATGCATCTGCGACATAAACCCGATCAGTACTTCGCCGACAAATGGAAAACCCAAAAGGGTGGCGGCGGAGTAATGTTAATCAATGTCGTCCATGACTTCGATTGCCTGCGCATGCTGTGTGGTGAGATAGACGAAGTTCATGCCATCACCTCAAACAAGGGCAGAGGGTTCGAAGCTGAAGATACCTGTGTCGTAATGCTGAAGTTCGCAAGCGGAGCGCTTGGAACGATGACAGTATCAGACGCCACGCAGGCGCCCTGGAGTTGGGAATTTACGTCCGGCGAAGATCCGAGGTTTGCGAAGCACGATGAAAACTCGATGCTGATTTGTGGAACCAAAGGCTCTCTTTCGCTGCCGTCGATGTATCTATGGAAAAACTCGAACGGCTTTAAGCGAGATGACCCACTTTCGCGTACTCGATTGCGGTGGGAGCCGAACACCCCCCTGCATGCCGAGCAGGAACATTTCCTGGACGTTGTCGAGAGAAAGTCCAAGCCAATCGTGTCAGTCGAAGACGGCAACCGGACGTTGGCCGCAACCTTGGCCGTCTGGGAATCGGAAAAGATTGGTGGATGGGTGTCTACCGACGAGATGATCCAGCGTGCCAAATTGGAAAAAACGGAGACGAATTAA
- a CDS encoding sugar phosphate isomerase/epimerase family protein: MRDYTLGFLSLGAIPAVNVLEVAAKAGFSAAGIRLTGRSKNDAEPTIAGNPTAIKELQDTSKQLGVRISNVTTYHIRPESRIEDYLPVLEATAELGCDKIVAASYDVADDVLVDFFSEYADRANQFGIRIAIEFQPYSGIKTLGQADRIVKLAGRQNVGFLIDAFHLARSGGVPKDLSSIDPDRIYFAQICDASINTPEGMDLITEARSGRLYLGDGALPVEGLLKHLPDNVELEFEIPVVSDKDLSPEKKAQIIFDRTSGYLAGLGHVDK, encoded by the coding sequence ATGAGAGATTACACCCTAGGATTCCTTTCATTGGGCGCGATCCCAGCAGTGAACGTCTTGGAAGTGGCGGCGAAGGCTGGATTTTCGGCGGCTGGTATTCGCCTGACCGGACGCAGCAAAAACGACGCCGAGCCAACGATTGCAGGAAATCCAACGGCAATCAAGGAGTTGCAGGATACCTCCAAACAGCTCGGAGTCCGAATATCCAATGTCACGACCTACCACATCAGGCCTGAATCCCGTATCGAGGATTATTTACCTGTCTTGGAGGCGACCGCCGAACTTGGGTGTGACAAGATCGTAGCGGCCTCATATGATGTTGCCGATGATGTTCTTGTGGATTTCTTTTCCGAGTACGCTGATAGGGCGAACCAATTCGGTATTCGTATAGCAATTGAATTTCAACCGTACAGTGGGATCAAAACTCTCGGGCAGGCTGACCGCATTGTAAAGTTGGCAGGTCGCCAAAATGTGGGTTTCCTCATTGATGCGTTTCATTTGGCCCGGTCGGGTGGGGTGCCGAAAGACTTGTCGAGTATAGATCCGGATCGTATCTATTTCGCTCAGATCTGTGACGCATCAATTAATACGCCCGAAGGTATGGATTTGATAACCGAAGCCAGGTCTGGACGTTTGTATCTGGGCGATGGCGCGCTTCCCGTGGAAGGTTTGCTGAAACACCTTCCGGACAATGTCGAACTGGAGTTCGAAATTCCTGTGGTCAGCGACAAGGATCTTTCACCTGAAAAAAAGGCACAGATAATATTTGACAGAACGTCAGGATATCTTGCTGGCCTAGGTCATGTTGACAAATGA
- a CDS encoding histone deacetylase family protein — protein sequence MKLIYSEDHRGHAGAMEMRYDEMIPMSECPERMDAIMGGLAAAGFDDVVPPAAHGLDVVHQIHDPAFVSFLQRCYPLWEEEFGPGGFATAYTFGMRGMDQVPNGSVHSMLSCYTFDVCAPFVKGTWPAINAAKDIALTGVDLMQAGESSVFSVCRPAGHHASQDLAGGYCYLNNAAIAAQAHLNAGAKRVALLDIDYHHGNGTQRIFYERDDVLFLSLHCRPQDEYPFLMGYDTEVGAGPGKGYNVNLPMPRGTGYDDWSKALQLAHERIKAYAPDVLVVSLGVDTYKDDPVGGFVLQTADYIDVGSRIALLGLPTHFIMEGGYAMDALGQNVANLIGGFSKMAAGAGGQ from the coding sequence ATGAAGCTAATCTATTCCGAAGATCACCGGGGCCATGCCGGTGCCATGGAGATGCGCTATGACGAAATGATCCCGATGTCCGAATGCCCCGAACGCATGGATGCGATCATGGGCGGGCTTGCCGCCGCCGGGTTCGACGATGTGGTGCCCCCCGCGGCGCACGGGCTGGATGTGGTCCACCAGATCCACGATCCTGCCTTCGTCAGCTTTCTGCAACGCTGCTATCCTTTGTGGGAAGAAGAGTTCGGACCGGGCGGCTTTGCGACCGCCTATACCTTTGGCATGCGCGGTATGGATCAGGTGCCCAACGGGTCGGTTCATTCGATGCTAAGTTGCTATACCTTCGATGTTTGTGCCCCCTTCGTGAAGGGCACGTGGCCTGCGATCAATGCGGCCAAGGACATCGCCCTGACAGGGGTGGACCTCATGCAGGCGGGTGAAAGCTCGGTGTTTTCAGTCTGCCGTCCGGCCGGGCACCACGCCTCGCAAGACCTTGCGGGCGGCTATTGCTACCTCAACAACGCCGCCATCGCGGCTCAGGCGCACCTGAATGCGGGCGCAAAACGTGTGGCGCTTCTGGATATCGACTATCATCACGGCAACGGCACCCAGCGGATATTCTATGAACGCGACGATGTGCTGTTCCTCTCGCTGCATTGCCGCCCGCAGGACGAATACCCATTCCTCATGGGCTATGACACCGAGGTGGGCGCCGGTCCGGGCAAGGGCTATAACGTCAACCTGCCCATGCCGCGTGGCACCGGCTATGACGACTGGTCCAAAGCCTTGCAACTGGCCCACGAACGCATAAAAGCCTATGCGCCGGATGTGCTTGTCGTGTCATTGGGGGTGGATACCTACAAGGACGATCCGGTTGGCGGTTTTGTTCTGCAAACCGCAGATTACATCGATGTCGGTTCACGCATCGCCTTACTCGGCTTGCCGACCCATTTTATTATGGAAGGCGGATATGCAATGGACGCGTTGGGACAAAACGTTGCAAACCTTATTGGGGGATTTTCCAAAATGGCAGCGGGGGCCGGCGGCCAGTGA
- a CDS encoding ABC transporter permease, translating into MTQVDAHSAPLSALPMARRWLGWPLVILFALLCVLAQGAVDWLQDYPSALQLPVAAWFNAVMDWFVDNFRPFFRAITLLFTYPMTWIRDLLQWLPWSATVLVIAGIAYKVRGPGLAAFTALSFVYVLMVGLWAPAMNSLALVFISVPLAVLVGFGLGVWGFVSPRAERGLMPLLDVAQTVPAFAYLLPILLLFGFGPVVGLVASVLFAFPPMVRNTILGLREVPSEIIESGQMSGATRGQLFWRVRVPAALRQILIGVNQTTMASLSMVIIASIIGGTADIGWEVLSTMRKAEFGASLVAGIVIALLAMVLDRLTAGLAETEGRGMEHRGYAARHGFWIALAAATIAVIVLRPVLPVLENWPAGWHVNLASPLNTAIQSFILTFKPALETIKNSVIFFAMLPLKIGLDKAVSPFTWGFALQPWHTAVYTMLIVAGTALALRTGRTSVAVWIVLVGIVLYVGITDMPWLAVVAILVFFGWRMGGTRLAVSTALALAFLLVTGSWDKAMLSIHLATMAVLASFLIGTTLGIVASQKDWFSRFMRPINDTLQTMPPFVLLIPTVMLFKIGDFSALLAIISYAYVPAFRYTEHGLRHVSAEAVEAATSLGATPRQLLFQVRLPLALPNIMLGLNQTIMYGIAMLVIAALVGTSDLGQEVYIGLSAGNFGQGFVAGIGMAIIAITADRFCLAWQRNHATKIAKGTS; encoded by the coding sequence ATGACGCAAGTTGATGCACACTCGGCGCCGCTTTCTGCGTTGCCGATGGCGCGGCGCTGGCTGGGGTGGCCACTGGTTATCCTCTTTGCCTTGCTGTGCGTGCTGGCGCAAGGTGCTGTCGATTGGCTGCAAGATTATCCCAGCGCGCTGCAACTGCCGGTCGCGGCATGGTTCAACGCTGTCATGGACTGGTTCGTGGACAACTTCCGGCCGTTCTTTCGTGCGATTACGTTGCTCTTTACTTACCCGATGACCTGGATCCGGGACCTGCTGCAATGGCTGCCATGGAGCGCGACAGTCCTCGTGATCGCCGGTATCGCCTACAAGGTGCGCGGGCCGGGGTTGGCGGCATTTACCGCGCTTAGCTTTGTCTATGTTCTAATGGTGGGGCTTTGGGCGCCTGCGATGAATTCACTGGCTTTGGTCTTTATTTCCGTACCGCTTGCGGTGCTTGTCGGATTTGGTTTGGGGGTCTGGGGCTTCGTCTCGCCACGAGCTGAACGGGGGTTGATGCCGCTGCTGGATGTCGCGCAAACGGTTCCGGCCTTTGCTTACCTTCTTCCTATTCTGCTCTTGTTCGGATTTGGGCCGGTTGTTGGCTTGGTCGCCTCGGTATTGTTTGCGTTTCCGCCGATGGTCCGCAACACCATTCTGGGCCTGCGCGAAGTGCCTTCGGAAATCATAGAATCTGGCCAAATGTCCGGCGCAACCCGTGGCCAACTGTTCTGGCGAGTACGTGTTCCGGCAGCGCTTCGCCAGATCCTGATCGGTGTCAATCAAACCACAATGGCATCACTGTCGATGGTCATCATCGCGTCGATCATTGGCGGCACAGCCGATATCGGCTGGGAGGTGCTGTCCACCATGCGCAAGGCTGAGTTTGGTGCCAGCCTTGTTGCGGGGATCGTTATCGCGTTGCTAGCAATGGTTCTTGACCGCCTTACAGCCGGACTTGCAGAAACCGAGGGCCGCGGCATGGAGCACCGCGGCTACGCCGCGCGCCACGGTTTCTGGATAGCACTGGCGGCTGCGACAATCGCCGTGATTGTACTGCGTCCCGTCCTGCCTGTTTTGGAGAACTGGCCCGCTGGCTGGCACGTGAATTTGGCCAGCCCGCTGAACACTGCGATCCAAAGCTTTATCCTGACCTTCAAACCAGCGCTGGAGACAATCAAGAACAGCGTGATCTTTTTTGCGATGCTGCCGCTTAAAATTGGCCTCGACAAAGCGGTCAGCCCCTTCACTTGGGGCTTTGCACTGCAACCGTGGCACACGGCGGTCTATACAATGCTCATAGTGGCCGGAACCGCCTTGGCCCTGCGCACTGGGCGCACATCGGTGGCGGTGTGGATCGTGCTGGTAGGTATCGTGCTCTATGTCGGGATTACCGACATGCCTTGGCTTGCGGTGGTCGCGATTCTGGTATTTTTTGGCTGGCGCATGGGCGGGACAAGACTGGCGGTCAGCACCGCTCTGGCTTTGGCCTTCCTGCTGGTGACCGGATCATGGGACAAGGCCATGCTCTCGATCCACCTTGCGACAATGGCTGTGCTCGCATCCTTCCTGATCGGCACGACGCTTGGCATCGTTGCGTCCCAAAAGGACTGGTTCTCTCGGTTCATGCGTCCCATCAACGACACGTTGCAGACCATGCCACCCTTCGTGCTGTTGATACCGACGGTCATGCTGTTCAAAATCGGCGATTTTTCGGCCCTGCTGGCGATCATCTCCTATGCCTACGTGCCCGCCTTCCGCTATACCGAACACGGGTTACGGCATGTGTCAGCCGAAGCGGTTGAGGCAGCAACAAGCCTTGGCGCGACGCCACGGCAATTGCTGTTTCAGGTCCGGTTGCCGCTGGCTCTTCCCAATATCATGCTCGGCCTGAACCAGACGATTATGTATGGGATCGCCATGCTGGTCATCGCCGCTTTGGTCGGTACCAGCGACCTTGGGCAAGAGGTTTATATCGGCCTGAGCGCCGGCAATTTCGGACAGGGATTTGTGGCAGGCATCGGCATGGCAATCATCGCCATCACCGCCGACAGGTTCTGCCTTGCGTGGCAGCGCAATCATGCAACAAAGATCGCAAAGGGAACATCATGA
- a CDS encoding quaternary amine ABC transporter ATP-binding protein, producing MTDQAPASTTAAAAVKLSCRNLWKVYGPRPEYYFDTSGYAIDVPGLAERMRREAHVPAVIDVGFDVHVGETFVIMGLSGSGKSTVARCLSRLVDASHGEVMLDGEDLLAMSPRALIDVRRHKMGMVFQNFGLMPHLSVIENIVFPLKLQGIPLAERRQKAERVIELVGLEGREGAFPGQLSGGQQQRVGIARSLVVEPDVWFLDEPFSALDPLIRRQMQDEFLRIQRVLRKSIVFITHDFLEALRIADRMAIMRDGKVVQIGTPTELILNPADDYVARFTSEVPRIRLLQAAACAVPAQGDLSALPAVSADGMAEDLIAQLAKNPDGLAARDGSGAVLGKITPASLITALAALGSEADHDAS from the coding sequence ATGACAGACCAAGCGCCTGCTTCGACGACAGCAGCAGCAGCAGTAAAGCTTTCATGTCGAAACCTTTGGAAGGTCTACGGCCCAAGACCGGAGTATTATTTCGACACATCAGGCTACGCGATCGACGTGCCGGGTTTGGCCGAGCGGATGCGCCGTGAGGCTCACGTTCCGGCGGTGATTGACGTGGGTTTTGATGTGCACGTTGGAGAAACCTTTGTCATCATGGGGCTGTCCGGGTCGGGAAAGTCCACGGTTGCGCGCTGTCTGTCGCGCCTTGTGGATGCCTCGCATGGCGAAGTGATGCTGGACGGCGAAGACCTTCTGGCAATGTCCCCCAGAGCCCTGATTGACGTGCGGCGTCACAAGATGGGCATGGTCTTTCAAAATTTCGGCCTGATGCCACACTTGTCGGTGATCGAGAATATTGTCTTTCCCTTGAAATTGCAGGGTATCCCGCTGGCGGAACGGCGACAGAAGGCCGAGCGCGTCATTGAACTGGTCGGGCTCGAAGGGCGTGAAGGCGCCTTTCCCGGGCAGTTGTCGGGCGGTCAGCAACAGCGTGTCGGTATTGCCCGCTCGCTTGTGGTGGAGCCGGATGTCTGGTTCCTAGACGAGCCGTTTTCAGCGCTTGATCCTTTGATCCGCAGGCAAATGCAAGATGAGTTCCTGCGTATCCAGCGGGTCTTGCGCAAATCTATCGTCTTTATCACCCATGATTTCCTGGAAGCGCTGCGTATTGCCGACCGCATGGCAATCATGAGAGATGGCAAAGTTGTGCAAATCGGCACGCCCACGGAATTGATATTGAACCCCGCTGACGACTACGTCGCGCGGTTCACTTCCGAGGTGCCGCGGATCAGGTTGCTACAGGCCGCCGCCTGCGCCGTTCCAGCCCAGGGCGATCTCTCGGCCTTGCCAGCCGTATCCGCCGACGGGATGGCCGAGGATCTGATTGCACAACTGGCCAAGAACCCCGATGGGCTGGCCGCCCGTGACGGGTCAGGCGCCGTTCTGGGCAAGATCACTCCGGCGTCACTGATCACGGCACTTGCCGCATTGGGTAGCGAGGCTGACCATGACGCAAGTTGA